A single genomic interval of Candidatus Methylomirabilota bacterium harbors:
- a CDS encoding thiamine pyrophosphate-dependent enzyme, protein MTGGELADLLEAHGYDFFTGVPCSLIESLIAALETHPRLPYVPAVREDVSVGIAAGAWLAGRRPMVLMQNSGLGTSMNALVSLSLMYRLPALLLVTWRGYAGKDAPEHLLMGEISPGLLDMMRIPYRVLSTGTMAEDVAWGRAESERLSQPVALLLPPGILASDPMRTAGRSAADSAGQADRGGSNALGSPSAAPRPAISRFEALRAAVSALRTEPVVHANGYICRESFAVKDRLENFYMIGSMGMASAIGLGIALAEPDRPIVVFDGDGNLLMSLGILPMIGGGPLLGRGRPGNLVHVVFDNALYGSTGNQASPSRTVGLHHLASAAGYERVAAVTGADEIRAAVATAMDGGGPSFILARVTGEERPAPRIPYRPEEIRDRFRSSLGPGSRP, encoded by the coding sequence GTGACCGGCGGGGAGCTCGCCGACCTCCTCGAGGCGCACGGCTACGACTTCTTCACCGGCGTGCCCTGCTCGCTGATCGAGAGCCTCATCGCCGCGCTCGAGACCCATCCCCGGCTGCCCTACGTGCCCGCGGTGCGCGAGGACGTCTCGGTGGGCATCGCGGCCGGCGCGTGGCTCGCGGGACGCCGGCCCATGGTCCTCATGCAGAACTCCGGGCTCGGCACCAGCATGAACGCGCTGGTCTCGCTCTCCCTGATGTACCGGCTGCCCGCGCTGCTCCTGGTGACCTGGCGCGGCTACGCGGGCAAGGACGCGCCGGAGCATCTGCTGATGGGTGAGATCTCGCCCGGCCTGCTCGACATGATGCGCATCCCCTACCGCGTGCTCTCCACGGGCACGATGGCCGAGGACGTCGCGTGGGGCCGGGCGGAGTCCGAGCGGCTCAGCCAGCCGGTGGCGCTGCTGCTGCCGCCGGGCATTCTTGCTTCAGACCCGATGCGAACCGCCGGCCGAAGCGCAGCCGATTCGGCCGGCCAGGCTGACCGCGGTGGTTCAAATGCGCTCGGCTCGCCTTCGGCTGCGCCTCGCCCTGCCATCTCCCGCTTCGAAGCCCTCCGCGCCGCGGTGTCCGCCCTGCGCACGGAGCCGGTGGTGCACGCCAACGGCTACATCTGCCGCGAGTCGTTCGCGGTGAAGGACCGCCTCGAGAACTTCTACATGATCGGCTCGATGGGCATGGCATCGGCCATCGGCCTCGGCATCGCGCTCGCCGAACCCGACCGCCCCATCGTGGTGTTCGACGGCGACGGCAACCTGCTCATGAGCCTCGGCATCCTGCCCATGATCGGCGGCGGCCCCCTCCTGGGCCGCGGGCGTCCCGGCAACCTGGTGCACGTGGTCTTCGACAATGCCCTCTACGGCTCGACCGGCAATCAGGCCTCGCCGTCGCGGACGGTCGGCTTGCATCACCTGGCATCGGCGGCCGGTTACGAGCGGGTCGCCGCGGTGACCGGCGCCGACGAGATCCGCGCCGCCGTCGCCACCGCGATGGACGGCGGCGGGCCGAGCTTCATCCTGGCGCGGGTCACCGGCGAGGAGCGGCCCGCGCCCCGCATCCCGTACCGACCGGAAGAGATCCGCGACCGCTTCCGCTCCTCCCTCGGTCCGGGCTCGCGGCCCTGA
- a CDS encoding flippase-like domain-containing protein, translated as MSRFVRPLLVLGGLAVVGYLIARIGPAAIWSSFVTLGWRLPLVLLFPYMLAAALDTLAWRVLVPGAVPFGVIFRARLAGEAVNLATPTMAVGGEPLKAYLLRPHVPLVDGFVSVIADKTTIVVGQIFFLAAGLLAAHAVAPTGRLMPIMTGLLGVEILAIGGFVVVQASGGLGGGGRLLGRIGSRIGWAGGARYLRGLGDLDRALAALYRDDRRRLLVSAVVHAVAWATGGLEIYIVMRLLGTDVPLLTSMIIEAFAGGVKFASFMVPASLGALEGGYVAFFEAFGLTATGGLSFVLVRRLREMVWAGIGFLAMGVSGRTAARSAADETSGPV; from the coding sequence GTGTCACGCTTCGTTCGCCCGCTGCTCGTGCTGGGCGGCCTGGCGGTCGTCGGCTATTTGATCGCCCGGATCGGCCCCGCCGCGATCTGGTCCTCGTTCGTCACGCTGGGCTGGCGCCTGCCGCTGGTCCTGCTCTTCCCCTACATGCTCGCGGCGGCGCTGGACACCCTCGCCTGGCGCGTGCTGGTGCCAGGCGCGGTGCCCTTCGGCGTGATCTTCCGTGCGCGGCTGGCCGGCGAGGCGGTCAATTTGGCCACTCCGACGATGGCGGTGGGCGGCGAGCCGCTCAAGGCGTACCTGCTGCGCCCGCACGTGCCCCTGGTCGACGGCTTCGTGTCGGTCATCGCCGACAAGACCACCATCGTCGTCGGTCAGATCTTCTTCCTCGCCGCCGGCCTGCTCGCCGCCCACGCGGTGGCGCCCACCGGCCGGCTCATGCCGATCATGACCGGCCTGCTCGGCGTGGAGATCCTCGCCATCGGGGGATTCGTGGTCGTCCAGGCGAGCGGGGGACTCGGCGGCGGCGGCCGGCTGCTCGGCCGCATCGGGTCGCGAATCGGTTGGGCCGGCGGCGCGCGATACCTCCGGGGACTCGGCGATCTCGACCGCGCCCTCGCCGCCCTCTACCGCGACGACCGCCGCCGGCTGCTCGTCTCCGCGGTGGTCCACGCGGTGGCGTGGGCCACCGGCGGCCTCGAGATCTACATCGTCATGCGGCTGCTGGGAACCGACGTGCCGCTCCTGACGTCCATGATCATCGAGGCCTTCGCGGGCGGAGTGAAGTTCGCCAGCTTCATGGTGCCGGCCTCGCTGGGAGCCCTCGAGGGCGGCTATGTGGCCTTCTTCGAAGCATTCGGCCTCACCGCCACCGGCGGCCTCTCGTTCGTGCTGGTTCGCCGGCTGCGCGAGATGGTGTGGGCCGGCATCGGCTTCCTGGCCATGGGGGTATCCGGGCGGACCGCGGCGCGGTCGGCCGCCGACGAGACATCAGGCCCAGTCTGA
- a CDS encoding inositol-3-phosphate synthase, whose protein sequence is MGSVRVAVVGVGNCASALVQGVHYYRGVADDGFIPGLMRPRLGGYHVSDIEFSAAFDIDARKVGKDLGEAIWSEPNNTVRFAEVPSLGVPVQRGMTHDGLGHYLSQVITKAPGTTADIKGILRETRTDVVVNFLPVGSEMATKWYVEQVLDAGCGFVNCIPVFIAREDYWRRRFEDRGLPIVGDDVKSQVGATIVHRILTKLFMDRGVRLERTSQLNVGGNTDFYNMLERQRLASKKISKTDSVRSQLAHDMADDDIHIGPSDYVPWLQDRKWAHIRLEGRSFGDQPINVELKLEVWDSPNSAGVVIDAIRSCKIAMDRGIKGALLAPSAYLMKSPPEQWSDEVAHTRLEEFIGGAD, encoded by the coding sequence GTGGGCTCAGTACGCGTCGCCGTGGTCGGGGTTGGAAACTGCGCCTCCGCGCTCGTCCAGGGCGTCCACTACTACCGAGGCGTCGCCGACGACGGGTTCATCCCGGGCCTCATGCGTCCGCGGCTCGGGGGCTACCATGTCTCCGACATCGAATTCTCCGCCGCGTTCGACATCGACGCGCGCAAGGTGGGCAAGGACCTCGGCGAGGCCATCTGGTCCGAGCCGAACAACACGGTGCGGTTCGCGGAGGTCCCGAGCCTCGGCGTGCCGGTGCAGCGGGGCATGACCCACGACGGCCTCGGCCACTACCTCTCCCAGGTCATCACCAAGGCGCCTGGCACCACCGCGGACATCAAGGGCATCCTGCGCGAGACCCGCACCGACGTCGTGGTGAACTTCCTGCCGGTGGGTAGCGAGATGGCGACCAAGTGGTACGTCGAGCAGGTGCTCGACGCCGGCTGCGGCTTCGTCAACTGCATCCCGGTCTTCATCGCCCGCGAGGACTACTGGCGGCGCCGCTTCGAGGACCGCGGGCTGCCGATCGTGGGCGACGACGTGAAGTCGCAGGTGGGCGCCACCATCGTGCACCGCATCCTCACCAAGCTCTTCATGGACCGCGGGGTGCGGCTCGAGCGCACCAGCCAGCTCAACGTGGGCGGCAACACCGACTTCTACAACATGCTGGAGCGCCAGCGCCTGGCCTCCAAGAAGATCTCCAAGACCGACTCGGTGCGCTCGCAGCTCGCCCACGACATGGCCGACGACGACATCCACATCGGCCCGAGCGACTACGTGCCGTGGCTGCAGGACCGCAAGTGGGCCCACATCCGACTGGAAGGCCGCAGCTTCGGCGACCAGCCGATCAACGTGGAGCTGAAGCTCGAGGTGTGGGACTCGCCCAACTCGGCGGGCGTGGTGATCGACGCGATCCGCTCCTGCAAGATCGCGATGGACCGCGGCATCAAGGGCGCGCTCCTGGCCCCGTCGGCGTACCTGATGAAGTCGCCGCCCG